The window CCTCCGCTACACCGTCTGGGATCGGGGCAACAAGTTCGCGCTGCTGTCGGCGACCATCCTCAACAAGGACGCCTTCTGTCGCCACGTCGGCCTCGAGCCCTCCCGGGTCGCCCTGGTTGACGTCGGCCATACGTTCCCCGTCGAGAACCGGCCGCTGTACGACGTCACGCAGGGAAAGATGACCTACGAACACCGCGAGGAAACCCTCCCGAAGATCGCCCGGACGATCGTCCGGATCATGCAGAACCACCCCGACGAGAAAGGGCTGATCCACGCCCACTCGTACGCGATTCAGGACGAACTCGAGTCGCTGCTCACTGACTTCGGGGTCGGCGACCGGGTTCGCTCCCACAGCCGGGACGACCGGGATGCCGACCTCGAGGCCTGGAAGGCCAGTTCGGATCCGGACGTCTTCCTCTCGGTGAAGATGGAGGAGGCCCTCGACCTGAAGGGCGACCTCTGTCGCTGGCAGGTGCTGTGTAAGGCCCCGTTCCTGAACACGAGCGACTCCCGGGTAGCCCACCGACTCGAGCAGGGCCAGTGGGCGTGGTACTACCGGGCGGCCCTGCGGACGGTGATCCAGGCCTGCGGCCGGGTCATCCGGGCACCCGACGATTACGGCTCGACGTACATCGCTGACTCGAGTTTGCTCGACCTGTTCGAGCGCGCTCGAACTGATATGCCCGACTGGTTCGCCGCCCAGGTCGACCGGCTCGAGGAACCCGATCTGCCTGCGTTCGAGCCACGGGCGGCCTCTGACTGTCACGCTCGATCGAGATCCGACGGCGATGGCAGGGGGTCGAGTGGGAACGACGGAAAAAGCGACACCTCGAGCACTGACGCTGGTACCGCCTACACCCGCACTCGGGACACCGGCCGCACGAACTCGGGGTCGAGCCGGGGCCGACGCTCACGATCACGTAGCCCGCTCGCCGACGTCTGGGACACCGACGGCTAGAAAATAGTCGCTGCGCCCCAGGCGACCATCGAGGTAACCATCAACAGCGCGAAGAGCGCCGCGATGATCTGGTTCAGGTTCATACACGGTTTTCTCACTGGGGAAGTATGAATTTGACGTCCATATGTTGTGAGTTTGGCTCGACGAGGGTTTTGCTCGAGGCCGATCGGGCACGTTCCTGACGAGGGGTCGATCGATTCGGTGCGTTCCTGACGAGGGGTCGATCGATTCGGTGCGTTCCTGAAGAGGAGTGGTGTGTCTCTGCCGTGGGTGTCACCTTACGCGAGCGTCCACCACCACGTGTTCGACGCCCGCGCTGTGGGATTTGACGCGTCGCGTCTCGAGCACCTCGAGACTCCGCCCAACCCGCTCGACGGCGGCCTCGAGCCGACCGATCGGTCGCTCCCACAGCTCCGCCTCGGGCGTCGCCTCGTGATAGTGGATCACCCCGCCGGGCTCGAGCGCCTCGAGGGCCGCGGGGAGAAAGTCGACGGCCTCGTCGGATCTCGCGCCGTGGCCCTCGTCGTCGACGCCATCGGCGACGCCGTAGTAGCCCATGACGACCCGGTCGGCGGTGACGTCCGCCGCCAGATCGCGACAGTCGCTGTGGTAGGCGTCGACCTGTCTCGAGACCTCGTTGGCCATCGCGTTCTCGAGCAGGTAGCGAAACGCCGTCGGGTTCAGTTCGGTCGCGGTCACCCCTGCTCCCGCCCGCGCCATCGGGAGCGTGAAGTAGCCGACGCCGGCGAACATGTCGAAGACGCGTTCGTCGGGCTCTACGACCGTCGCCATCCGTCGACGCTCGGCCTGGTTCCCCGGCGAGAACATCACCCGTGTCGGGTCGAGGGCGTAGTGCGTGCCGTCCTCGACGTGCACCGTTTCGGTGTCCCTCGAGCCCGCGAGCAGACGCGTCCGGGGTTCGCGGTAGGTGCCGCTCTCCGCCTCGTTCGCGATTCCGTCGTCGGCCAGCACGGTCTCGGCCTCGCCGTGCAACTCGAGCAAGGCTTCAGCGACCTCGGTTTCGTCGTGGCACTCCGGAGGCAGCCGAACGAGGATCACCGAGCCGACGACGGCCCACGACCCCGGTGCCGTCTCGAGGTCGGCGTCGCTCCACCCGCGCTCGCGGAGGTGGTCGGTGAGGTCGCGGGTACGATAGTCGGGGTCGACCTGACGGATTACCTCGAGGACGGCCGTGTCGGCGGGTGGCTCGAGCACCGGCAGCGCGACCGTTTCGGGGCCGTACTCCCGCACCCGGCGGTCGTCGTCGTAGACGCCCTCGGCTTGCAGGGATTCGATCGCGGTCTCGGATCGTGACTTCTCGACGACGACGGCCAGGGGGTGTAGGTTCGACTCGAGGGTTGGGTCGCTGGAGTCTGTGTGCTGGGTCGGGACGGCTTGGCTCGAGTTCGTGTCCTGATTCAGGTTCTCCGGGCTCGAGTCGGCGTCCCGGTTCGAATCGCCATCGCTCTGCGATTCCCTATCTTCCTTCGCTACAAAACCTGTAGCTTCAACTTCAGAATCCGTAGTAACTTCACTATCCGTACCGTTGGACTCGTTCTCGCCTCGAGCCCCCTCGTCTTCCTCACGCATCGTTCTCCGGGAGGACGTGGAGGCCGGCGCGACTCTTGAGGGTGGGAACCGTCTCAGTGTCGGGATCGACGTAGTCCGGTCGAGCAATTGTCTTCGCCTGGAAGGTTTCGGGATCGAGCACCTGGATCGAGCGCTCGTCCTCGACGGTGACGACGGTCGTCTCGACGGCGTCGTCGTGCTCGCCGAGTTTGCGCGCATCGGGAGCGTTCCCCTCTTCGTAGCTGGCTTCGTAGCGCTCGCCGGTCGTGAGCCGAATACCCTTGAGGTTGCCGTGGGCGCTACTGACGAGGACGGGCCCGCCGTCGTCGTACGCGAGATCGATCACGTCGCCGGGGACGTACGGGGGGAGTCGGACGGCGAACGTGACGCGGTAGACGCCGTTGCCGTCTTCGTCCTCGGTGACGAGCGTTTCGGCGTCGTTCACGGTGCCGCCGAACTCCTCGACCATCTTGTTCGCGATCTTCTTGCCGATCTTGTTGGTCGAGACCCGCATGTTGAGGCCGTCGTCGGTCTCGGTCGTCTCGGTGATGAAGGCGTTGCGGTCGCCCGTCGCCTCCATGTCGGCGACGATGTCCTCGGCGATCACCTTCGCGCGTTCGATCTCTTCGGTCGTGGGGGTTCGATCCTCGGCGCGGATCTGGACGATGCTGGCGTAGTAGTCGCCGGCGATCCGGCCACACCGGGTACAGGTCTGGCGGGCGATCTTTACGGGTACCATCACCTGTTCTTCGACGGGTGTGCCACGGACGATGCCGGTGAAATAACTGTGCATCCGTACCGTATTCGGGCCGACTTCCTCGGGTTCGACCTGCCAGGCGACGTCGTCGACGTCGACGTGGACGGCGAGCGCCTCGCTCACCTCCTCGATGGCGACGTCGGTGTAATCCTGGGCACCGACGTCGACCCAGCGGCGACCCCGGTGGACGGCCCCACACTGGGCGCAGACGCGGACGTCGATCCGGTCTGGCGCGTCGATGAACTCGAAATCGTCGAAGTAACAGCTATCACAGAGGTCGACCTCGGCGCTCGGGCGCAACGGGTCGACGGCAGCGTCGTCGTCCTCGCGTCGATCCGGGACTGGATCGCCACAGCGAGGACAGAACGCACGCGAATCGGTCATGTCCCCTCGTTTGGGTCTGAGAGAGTTAAGCGCCGCGTTCGACTGACGCCCCCCCAGACGCGAGTCGACGGTGAGCCCCGAACGCAGTCGACTACTCTACCGGGTCGTCCAATCCGTCAGCTCGACGACGTAGCCACTCGAGGGTGAGCGCCCCGCTAACGACACCTGCGCCGGTCGTGAACCCGGGCATCCCGTCGTCCTGCTCGTCCGTCCCGTCGTCCAGTTCGGTACCGAAGACGACGTCGTCATCCTCGTCCGATTCTCCGTCGCCTTCGTCCGTTTCCGTTTCTCCGTCGTCCGTTTCATCATCGTCGTCAGCTCCGTTCTCGTCGTCAACCGATTCCGCGTCGTCACCGTCGTCGCTTTCGTTCGCCTCGCCATCGTCTTCGTCCGGATCGTCGACTCCGTTCTCGCCTCCCCCGGATCGGATCGCGAGGAGTCCGTCGTCGCTGGCGAAGACCGTCCCGTCGGCGAACGCGAGATCCGTCGGGCGCGACTCGGTTTCGACGACCCACTCGAGGTCGTCCTCGACGACGTCGAACGCGGCGACACCCGTCCCCTCGCTCGAGTCGTCGATGCCGACGTAGACGGTCGGGCCAGCACCCACCGGCATGCCGAACGTCGCGTCCTCGATCGTCGACCGCCAGTGCTCCTCCCCCGTCTCGTGATGGTAGCCGACGATCCCGTCCTCCGCCGCCATGTAGACGTGTTCGCTTGTGGCCAATCCGACTGCAGACCCCGATTTCCCCCAGTTGAGTTCGCCTGTGTCCGTCTCGTAGACAGCCACCAGGTCGTCACCGCCGGCCTGGGTCGAGACGGCGCGGTTGGTCGCAACGATGAGTTGCGCTCGATACTCCCCGTGGTCGTTCGTCCACCGCTCGCTCCCGTCGTCGATCTCGGTTGCGTACAGCGTCTCGCCGTCCGTCGTGAAGACGGCCCCGTCGCCAGCGGCGACGGGCTGTTCGATCAGCGAGCCGTCGTCGGGTTCGAACGTCCACGCCTCGTCCCCGTCGTCGGCCTCGATCGCGTAGAGCGTTCCATCCGCGACGACGAACACCGTTCCCTCGACGACGGTCGGAGACGGAACGGCGTCGTCGGGCTCGAGGTCGATCTCCCAGCCGACCTCGTCGTTGCCGATATCGATCGCGGTCAACCGGTCGCCACCGACGTAGAGCGTGCCGTCGACGACGGCCGGCGTGCCACCAGCCCCAATGTCGTTGGTTTCTCCGAGCAGTTCCCCGCTGTCCGCGTCCAGTGCGTGGATCGCCCCGTCGACGGTCAGGAAAACGATCCCGTCGACGACGGCGACCGGGCCGCCGTGGTCGTACTCCCAGGCGACGGCGGCAGATGCGTCCGGCCCGCTCTCATCCGGTACGTAGGCGGTGTTGCCCGCGTTTCCGCGGATGGACGACCAGCCAACAGCGGACGCCCCGTTCGAGCCGCTATCGGCAGTTGCCGGGCGCGTAGAGAGAATCCCCCCGACGGCAACTGTTAGCCCGGTGTACTTCAACACGTGCCGTCTCGTCGTATTCGTCATGATCGCGAGTGTGGTAGAACCACCGGCACTTTCCTATGGGCACGTTAGCATCGTCCCACCCGGGTAAAGCGTTCCGATCGATCGTTCGAGCAGCGCAACTGTACGTCCAAACCCCCGTTGGATCCTTTGCTCGTGGTGAAACGATACCCGTTCTCACCGTGGGTCACGAGATCCCGGTTCCAGGCGAAACGAGGGGGTGTTCCGATCACGGTTTGTTCGCCCTTCGATTCGAGACCAATCCGACTTCCTCCGACCATCAGCGCAGCCTGTTGCGATTTTAGTTTCTCGACCTCGAGGCACGTCCGATCGTTCTCGTTCCTGACCCTCGTCTCGAGTGGAGTCCCAGCCGACCGTCGGCCATACGTCAGACGCCCGTCATACACCCACAACTGTTGACGTGTCAGACGTGCTACCTCCTCGTGATCTCCATGCGAAATGAGGGGGTTTACACGCGAGCGGTTGAAACGACAGAAAATTGATTTTCTACGGGTCGTGTCGCCAGTAGAACTTATTCAGCCAGACCCCCTCTATCGAACCATGGACTGGAAACCGGACTGGGGACTTCGATTTCGGATGTTCCTGACGATGTTTCTGCTGTTCGCCCTCTACATCGTGTTCGCGGGGGTGCTCACCGCCTATCTCACTGGCGGGGCGAATCTGCTCGTCTTCGCGATGCTCTTTGGTGGAATGTCGTTCGTTCAGTACTACTTCAGCGACACGCTGACGCTCAAGACGATGGGCGCGAAGAAGGTCTCCCCTCAGGAGTATCCGCAGCTTCACAGTTCGGTCGAACGCCTCTCCCAGCAGGCTGATCTCCCGAAACCGAAAGTCGCGGTCATCGATTCGAAGGTGCCGAACGCGTTCGCAACGGGCCGGAACCAGAAAAACGCCGCCGTCGCCGTCACCACGGGGCTGATGGGAAAACTCTCTCGCGAGGAACTCGACGGTGTGATCGCCCACGAACTCGCCCACGTCAAAAACCGGGACATGATGGTGATGACCATCGCCTCGTTCCTCTCGACGGTCGCGTTCATGATCGTCCGCTGGGGCGCGTTATTCGGCGGTCGCGGCCGCGGCGGACGGGGTGGTGGCGTCGTCGTCGCCATCCTCGTCTCGCTGGTCGTCTGGATCATCAGCTATCTCCTCATTCGGGCGCTCTCGCGGTACCGGGAGTTCGCCGCCGACCGAGGTGCTGCAGCGATTACCGGGAACCCCGCCGCCCTCGCCTCGGCGCTCATGACCATCTCGGGGGAGGTGGACAAGATTCCGGACAAAGATCTGCGCGAGGAGGCCGAGATGAACGCGTTCTTCATCATCCCGCTGAAGTCGGGCGTCGTCGGTCGCCTGTTCTCGACCCATCCACCGACCGAGCGCCGCGTCGAGCAGTTGCGGGAACTCGAGCGGTCGATGGAAATGGTCTGAGGCGCTGACTCGAGCAATCTGGCATTCCAGGACTCCGAGGAGAAAACGCGAGCTTTCAAACCCTCGCCACCCAACTGGGGAACATGGGACTCCTGGACGGACTCCGTGCCGTCCTCGGCATACGCGCGGAATCGGACGCCAGCCGGGACGCCGACCCCGACGACCTCTTCGGGATGAGCACCGCTTACCTGACGATGGAAGCCGACCTGGGCTACGACTCCGTCGACGCCGGTGCCCTCTGCTTCGCGGGCGTCGACTCGAGTAGCTTTCGCGATGCCGTCGACGAGGTCGAGGCCATCCTCGAGGCCGGCCGCGAGGACACGGGCACCGACTTCCGGGTCACCGAGGACGACCACGGCTATCACTGGGTCGTCCTCGAGGACAGCGACCCCGAGGATCTCATCACGAGCCTCCACTTCGCCGCGGACACGTTCATCGAGCGAAGCTACGGCTCGCGGCTTCTGGCGGCCGTCTTCGGCTACGAGCGCGACGGCGACCCGGCCTACTGGATCTACTCCTTCCGCCGGGGGGCCTACTACCCCTTCGCGCCCCGACCCGGCCGGGAACGGGACTCGAGTATGGAGTTCAAACTCGAGTCCGTCCTCGACGGTGAACTCGAGATCGAACCAGACAAGGAGTACTGGTACCCGTTGTGGCCCGGCTCGAGCGGCAGCCACCCCTGGGAGTGACCGGACAGCTGTCTCGTGTCGGGTTCTGGGTGGAACACCCCCGCGTGCGACCCCCACCCGAGAACGGGGCGTGACCTTTTTCTCGTCTCGGCGGGACGTGCTGGCCGATGGAGACCAATCTCGAGTCGATTCCGGGCGTCGGCGAGAAAACCGCCCGCGCACTGGCTGAACTCGACGACCCCGAAACCGCGCTCGAGACCGGTGACGTCGCCGCACTCGCACGCGCACCCGGGATCACCGTCGGCCGCGCGGCCCGCATCGCCCGCGGCGCGATCCGCCAGGAACACGACGACCCCGGCGGCTTCCTCGCCACCGACCGCACCCGGGAGATCTACCGGACGGTGCTCTCGCTGTGTCAGGAACGGACGGTAACCGACTACGCGGCCCACCGCCTCGAGACGCTGTACCCGAGCCCCCGGCGCTCGCGCATCGAGGAGGTGCAGTCGTTCACCCGCCGCGCGCTCGAGCGCGACCCCGACCCGGCCGTCCTCGAGGCCCTGGAGGGCGTCGAACCGCTCGAACGACCCGGCGACGTCCGCGTCCGCGACCGGTGTTTGGCGACGACCGACGCCGAACGCTACAGCGAAGCGCGGGCAGCGATCCCCGAACTCTCTGTCGAAATCGTCGAGGACGCCCAGGGGCTGGCCGAGCTAGCCAGAGGCTACGCGACCGTGATCGCTATCGACGAGTCGTTCGCCGGGATCGACCTCGAGGGTGACGTTCGGGTTCGCCCCGACGCCCTCGAGGAACCGGCGTCGATCGTTCCCGAGCGACCGCTGGCGTTTTTCGCCCGCAATCGGGAACGGCTGCGGGCGGCGGTAGCGGTGCATCGGGCGCTCGAGGGGGACAAAAACGACGGTTTCGAGGGCGGCGACGAGCACGGCGAGGACGGAACCGGCATCGTGGACGTCGACACGGACGTCGATATCGATCTCGCGGCACTCGAACGCGGCCTCGAGCGCCTGGACGACGACGGCACCGTCGCGGGCGACGACGAACTCGATCGACTCACCGTCGCCGTCGACGATCTGGATACGGTGGTCGGCGTCGCCGAGAGCGTGGCGAACGACCGCCTTCGGGAGGCGATTCAGGAACAGGACGTCACCATCGAGGGCGCCGACCTGCTCTCGCTGGTCGAACGCGGCGCCGGTGTCGACTCCTTGCTCTCGCGGGAGCTCGCCGACGAGTACGCCGCGGCCGTGACGGCCGCTCGAGAGCACCTGACCGACGCGCTGGATCTCGACGTCGGGGAGGCGGAGTTCGCCCAGCGAATCTTCCGCGACGAGCCGACGTTCCCGGTCGAGCGCGACGAGAACGCCGTCTCCCGCCTGCGAGAGGAACTCGTCGCCGCCCGTGATCGACGGGCCGCCACACTCAAGCGCGACCTCGCGGCCGACCTGGCCGCCCAACGCGAGGGAGCACAGGAACTCGTCCGCACGGCTCTCGAGTTAGACGTCGAACTCGCCATCTCTCGGTTCACCCGGGATTTCGCGTGTACGATGCCCGAGTTCGTCTGGGACGCCGACGCCAACGGCAACAACAACGGAGCGACCGTCGGCTTCGCGATCGAGGGCGGCCGCTCGCCGGTACTCGAGGAGCCCCTCGAGGCGATCGATCCCGTCGACTACGAGGTATCGGGCGTCACCCTCCTTTCCGGGGTCAACAGCGGCGGGAAGACCTCGACGCTGGATCTGGTCGCGAGCGTCGTCGTGTTGGCCCACATGGGTCTGCCGGTGCCAGCCGAACGCGTCCGTCTGCGCCGCTTCGACGACGTCCACTATCACGCCAAGAGTCAAGGCACCCTCGACGCGGGGGCGTTCGAGACCACCGTCCGGGAGTTCGCCGACCTCGCCGCCGGCGGCGAGGGCTCGCTCGTCCTGGTCGACGAACTCGAGAGCATCACCGAACCCGGCGCGAGCGCGAAGATCATCGCGGGTATCCTCGAGGCGCTCACCGAAAACGGGGCGACGGCGGTGTTCGTCTCGCACCTGGCGGGGGAGATCCGCGAAACGGCGGACGTGGACGTGGCCGTCGACGGCATCGAAGCCGTGGGGTTGGTCGACGGCGAACTCGTGGTCAACCGGTCGCCGGTGACCGATCACCTCGCCCGCTCAACACCGGAGTTGATCGTCGAGAAACTGGCCGGCGAGGACGACACCCAGTTCTACGAGCGATTGCTCGAGAAGTTCGAGTGAGTTTCTGTGGCCGTGGCTCCAGTGGGGCGGTTTTTCGTGGGAGCCGCTCACGCCGAAGCATTTCACTCGAGCCCCGCACTCACGACGACGCCTCGAGTGAACCAGCCTCTCGAGCGCTCAAGTCGTCTCCGACGGCTCGCATCCCCCTGTAGCCGCCGACGGTGACGAGCGCGCTCGCGAGGAACGCGACGAAGATGCCGGGTTCGGGGGAGACGGTGACGTAGTGTGCGGGGTACCCGGCGGCGAAGACGTTCTCGAGGGAGGTGTAGAGCACCCCGAGCGAGAGCACGGTCAGTGCGCCCACTGCGGTGGTCACTTTCGTCTCGAAGGCTGTCCACTCGCGCATGTAGACGACCCAGAGACTGATCGCGCCGGCGAGCGGGGCGAGATACCCCATGCCGGAGAACCCGTTCGACGTCGTGGTCGTGCCGAGGACGTCGATGCTCGCCCAGGGCAGGAAGGCACTCGCAATGAGGAGGGCACCACCAACGACAGCCAGCCGTTCGTTTCCGTCGGAGGGAATGTCGATCATCACGCCGTTCTGGCCCCGTTTTCCTATATAAACTCGGGGACGATCCGAGGCCGTCGTTCCGGGACGCCTCGAGTGCTCGCGCTTCGATCCGAACCCGCCGAAACCGACCGCAAACAACTAAGTAGCTTCGAGAGCGTGGTGAAAGTGATGACTGGCGACCCCGAGGAGGGGATGTTGTCGTGGGACGAGTCGGTGTTCCGCAACGAACACGTCTTCGAGATCGACTACGTCCCCGAGACGTTCCGCCACCGCGATTCGCAGATGCAGAGTCTCACCTACGCGCTGCGACCGGCGGTTCGGGGGTCGCGTCCGCTGAACGTGATGGTACGTGGTCCACCGGGCACCGGGAAGACGACCGCCATCCAGAAACTGTTCGACGAGGTCGGTGCCCAGACCCGCGACGTCCAGACGATCCGGGTCAACTGCCAGGTCAACTCGACGCGGTACTCCGTGTTCTCGCGGCTGTTCGAGGGCTGTTTCGACTACGAACCGCCCTCTTCGGGCATCTCTTTCAAGAAGCTCTTCGGCCAGATCGCCGAGAAACTCGTCGAGGACGACCGGGTGCTCATCGTCGCGCTCGACGACGTCAACTACCTGTTTTACGAGAACGAAGCGTCGGACACGCTGTACTCGCTGTTGCGCGCCCACGAGGAACATCCCGGCGCGAAAATCGGCGTCGTCGTCGTCTCCTCGGATCCGGCGCTCGAGCCGATCGACGAACTCGACACGCGCGTCCAGAGCGTGTTCCGCCCCGAGGACGTCTACTTCCCGATGTACGACCAGCCCGAAATCGCCGACATTCTGCACGAGCGCGTCACGCGCGGCTTCCACGACGAGGTGGTCGCCACCGACGTTCTGGATCGCGTCGCCGCACTGACCGCCGAAAGCGGCGATCTCCGGGTCGGAATCGACCTCCTTCGGCGGGCAGGGCTCAACGCCGAAATGCGCGCCAGCCGCACCGTCGAACTCGAGGATGTCGAGACGGCTTACGAGAAATCGAAGTACATCAACCTCTCGCGCAGCCTCAACAACCTGGCCGAAAACGAGCGCAACTTGCTCGCGGTACTCGTCGAACACGACGGTGCCCAGGCGGGGGACGTCTACGACCTGTTTCACGACGAGACGGGACTCGGCTACACCAGGTATTCAGAAATCGTCAACAAACTCGATCAGTTAGGGCTGATCGACGCCGAGTACGCCGAGATCGACGGTCGCGGCCGGTCTCGAGCGCTCTCGCTGGCGTACGAACCCGAGGCGATTCGGGATCGGCTCGAGTGATCGCCGACCGTTTTGGTGCCCGCCGAATGTGGTGTGACTTTTACTCCAGCGGCTCGGTCACTTTGGCGGGATGATTCGGCCGCGAGAGCTGGATACGTCCATCGCCGATGACGGTGATCCGGTACCCCTCGTAGACGAACTCGAACGTCTGGCCGGGGCTGCGTTCGGCGGTGCCGGAGCGGTGACTGAACAGCGTATTGAGGGCGTCCGGATCGACGACCTCGTAGATCGGTGCCAGTTCGATCGGTGACTGGCCGTCGACGCGGGCGACGAGGTCGACGATCGCCTCGATGGGGCCTGTTGCGAGGTCGAACGACTCCGTGTAGGTTCGTTTTGTCGCGCTACGAAGGGAGGGCGGTGTCGAGTCGTCGGCGGAATCCATACTCGTAGCTCACCGGTCGTCCCTGTAGATGCAATGCTGGCCATATCAACCCATTAAGTACTCGTTACTGATGGGTCACTCCGGTTGGGGTGTGCCGTTCCCGATCCAACCGGCCGATTCGAAACGCTGTTACCGGGTGTGATTTCGGGACAGTAGGCAACGCATTCGGTATCCGTGGCCGTCCTCGAGACGATCGGGGCTCACTCGAGTGATGGCCGATTGTCTTCTGTGTCCAACCGACATCCACAGAGAGCACCCGACGTGTCGGGTTCGGTTCGCCGAGCAGCGCACACAACGCTCATGTCAGTCGACGGGCAAAGGTAACGTATGACTGCGCCCCTGAAACTCGCCGGGTTCGTCCTGGTGGCCCTGATCGCCCTCTGGATCATCTTCCAGGTCGTCGTCGGCATCGTCACGACGGTCGTGAATCTCATCGTGAGCCTGGTCGTCCTGGCCGTCATCGTCGGCTTGCTCTATCTGGCAGTGACGGCGTTGACCTGATCGTG of the Natronosalvus vescus genome contains:
- a CDS encoding ORC1-type DNA replication protein is translated as MTGDPEEGMLSWDESVFRNEHVFEIDYVPETFRHRDSQMQSLTYALRPAVRGSRPLNVMVRGPPGTGKTTAIQKLFDEVGAQTRDVQTIRVNCQVNSTRYSVFSRLFEGCFDYEPPSSGISFKKLFGQIAEKLVEDDRVLIVALDDVNYLFYENEASDTLYSLLRAHEEHPGAKIGVVVVSSDPALEPIDELDTRVQSVFRPEDVYFPMYDQPEIADILHERVTRGFHDEVVATDVLDRVAALTAESGDLRVGIDLLRRAGLNAEMRASRTVELEDVETAYEKSKYINLSRSLNNLAENERNLLAVLVEHDGAQAGDVYDLFHDETGLGYTRYSEIVNKLDQLGLIDAEYAEIDGRGRSRALSLAYEPEAIRDRLE
- a CDS encoding HalOD1 output domain-containing protein is translated as MDSADDSTPPSLRSATKRTYTESFDLATGPIEAIVDLVARVDGQSPIELAPIYEVVDPDALNTLFSHRSGTAERSPGQTFEFVYEGYRITVIGDGRIQLSRPNHPAKVTEPLE